The DNA sequence TCTGCGCAACATTCGGGGTTATATCAACGCCCTGATTGAGGATTACGGCGAGAATGCTGATGAAACAATGAAATTTTATTTAAGCAGAATTGAGAAACTCTCCGAAAAAATGGACTCTCTGGTCAACGATCTGCTCGATTATGCGAAAATTTCGAAATATTCCTTCACTGCTGGTAGAATATCCGTTAATTCGATAATTGAAGACGTTCTTGAATATCTCAAGGAGGAAATCGGTACTAGAGATGCCAGGATAGAGGTGGCGGATATACCTGCGGTCAGAGGAGATGGTAAACTCCTTTTCAGTGTGATGCTCAACCTGCTTTCCAATGCTCTCAAATTCGTGAAAAAGGGTGTAAGGCCTGAAATAAAAATCTGGAGCGAAACAGCTAACGGTAAGGTTAGAATTTTTGTTCGGGACAACGGAATAGGCATACCGGGGCAGTATCAGAGGAGGATATTCAACATATTCGAGCGGCTGCACGGAGAGGAGGTTTATCCCGGAACTGGCGTTGGTTTGGCCATAGTCAAGAAGGCGATGGAGATCATGGGTGGTGAATACGGCGTCAAATCCAAACCCGGGGAGGGATCCACATTCTGGATTGAGCTGGAGGTGTGGGCTGATGAAAACGGAAAGAATCCTTCTGGTTGAGGATAACCCCGATGATATATTTATGATAAAACGTGCTTTTGAGAAAGCGGGAATAGTCAATCCGGTTGATGTTGTAGAGGATGGAGAGAGGGCTATTGAGTATTTGAATAGCTATTCACCGGTTTTAATTCTGCTTGATCTTAAACTTCCCAGGATTTCCGGTTTTGAAGTCCTTGAATGGATTAAGACGAGAGAGAAGCTGAGGAGGATTCCTGTTGTGGTGCTTACCTCCTCACGGAATGGAAGGGATGTAAACAGAGCCTATGACCTGGGGGCAAACTCCTATATCGTCAAACCCGTCCGGTTTGAGGACTTGCTGGATCTTACCAAACACATAAATATTTACTGGCTGATGTTAAATGAAAAACCAGAGGTGTGATGTTGAGGCTGCTGATCGCCGACGACAATCCGGACGACAGGTATCTGGCCATAAGAGAGATGAGAAAGTACTTTGGTGACGTGGAGGTAGTTGAAATTCTGTCAGAAGATGACCTCAAAAGGGCACTGGAAGACTTCGATTTTGACGTTGTTGTGACGGACTACAGGCTCAGATGGGGTACGGGATTCGATGTGTTGAATGCTGTTCGAAGAATTTCCCCTCACATACCCGTCATCATGCTCACGCATACGGGTGATGAGACCACGGCGGTTGAAGCGATGAAAGCAGGATTTGATGACTATGTGTTGAAATCACCCAAGCACATCATCAAGCTTCCCGTAGCGGTGGAGGTGGCAATCGAGAAAAAGAAAAAGGAAAGGGAAGCCAGTGAATATCTGAGTAAACTGCAGGAGTACGAGAGATTCTTCAAAAATGCGAAGGATCTCTTCTTCATTCTGGATACGAAAGGCAGGTTTATTGAGGTAAACCCGAAGTTTGCCGAAATGCTGGGATACGAGCTGAAAGAGGTAATGGGCAGTAATTCCAGAAAGCTCGTGCATCCGGAGGATCTGGACAGGCTGAGGGAATTTTTCAGAAGCGTGCTGAGGGGCGAGACGAAAAGAGATGAGTTCAGGTTTGTTACAAAGGACGGCAGAACACTCTGGCTGGAGATTCTGGAGTGGGCAGTATTCGAAAACGGCAGGCTGGTGAGGGTGGAGGGGGTCATCAGGGACATAACAGAGAGAAAGCAGATGGAGGACAGGCTGAAAGAGAGCGAGGAGAGATACAGAAGCGTTTTTGAAAACGTCGTTGCAGGAGTTTACCGTACAACTCCGGATGGAAAGATAATTCTTGCCAATCCGTACATAGCGAAACTGCTTGGATACGAAAGCATCGAGGAACTTAAGGATAGAGATCTGAACAAGGTGGAATTCTTCTGTCCCGGTTATGAGAGGGAGAAGTTCATCCGAGAACTTGAGGAGAAAGGGTATTATCTGGGCGAATCGTGCTGGATAAGAAAAGACGGTTCCAGGGTATGGATACTTGAGAATACCGTTGCAATCAGGGATGAGAATCGAAGGACGAAATATTACGATGGGGTGGTTGTGGACATAACCAAGCTGAAGGAAAGCGAGGAGATGTTCAGGGTTCTGACGGAAAAATCGCTGGTTGGGGTGTATCTGATACAGGATGGAGTTTTCAAGTACGTTAACCCTAAAATGGCCGAGTTCTGGGGTTACAGCGTTGAGGAGCTGATAGGTAAATCTCCTCTCGAATTCATACACCCGGAAGATAGAGATCTCGTAAAAAGAAACATTGAGAGGAGAGTTAGAGGGGAGATAGATGCGGTAAACTACAAGATCAGAGTGGTAAGGAAGGATGGAGAGATCAGACTCAACGAGGTTTTTGGCGCCAGAATTATCTACAGGGGCAGACCAGCAGTTATAGGAACTCTTATAGATATCACGGAGAGAGAAGAGCTCACCCGAAAGCTGAGGGAGAGTGAGAGAAAATACCGGGAGCTCTGGGACAATGCAAATGACAACTTTTTCATAATCACACCCGACGGTGTTTTCCTGGATGCAAATCAGGCTACGCTGAGCACGCTTGGTGTTTCCGCTGAAGATATCGGGAAGATAAAAGTGCAGGATGTGGTTGATGAGGACTTCGTGGAGCTTGTCAACAGAAGAATTAAGAGAATTCTGGAAACAAAAGAGCCACTGGAACCGATAGAGATGAGAGTCAAGAGAAGAGACGGCAGAAAACTCTGGATGGAGCTGCGTTCCCGTCCGATTATCGAGAATGGGAGGGTTGTGGCGATACATGGAATTGCGAGAGACATAACGAAGAGGAAGGAATACGAGGAGGAGATAAAGAGGTTGAACAGACTCCTCAGAATAGTTAACGAGATAAACAACTTGCTGGTCAGAGAGAAGGATGAAGATGGTTTGATAAGGGCCATCGGAGAAAATCTCTCCAAGTTTTACACGCTGGTTTTTGTGGGTATTGCTAAAAATGGTGAGCTGAAATTCTATCCCTCTCTGGATAAACCCGCATGTGTGGAAGTGGCTTTATCCAGAAGAGAGGTTCTGAAGCTCAGTCCAAACAAACACGTCGCCGGATGCAGATATCTGTCCATTCTGGGGCACCTCTTTGCCCTCGTGATACCGATGATTTATGATGAGAAAATTATGGGGATCATAACAATCCACTCGGACAGACCCTTCACGGATGACGAGGTTGAGATTCTGACAACGCTGGCCAGAGATATCGCCTTTGCTATGAATGCGTTAAGGCTTGAGGAGGAGAAATTTCTCGCTTACACCCAGATTGAAAGCAACATAGAGCAGTTTGCAATTCTTGTCGACCACATCCGCAATCCACTCGCAGCCTTAAGTCTGATTGCGGAGATTGAAATTAAGGATGAAAACGTTAAGGAAAAAATTTTGTCCCAGCTAAGGAGGGTTGAGGAAGTTCTGAAGAGACTTGATGAGGGGTGGCTGGAGTCGGAGAAGGTACGGGAGTTTCTGAGAAAAACATGGGAAAAAAGTTAGATGATCCCGGCCTTTCTGAGATCTTCCAGATCCTCCCTCCCAAGTCCCAGCAGATTGTGGTAGACAAGATAGTTGTTCTCTCCCTTCTCCTTCCCGAGCCATTTGAGCTTGTAGGGAGTTTTGCTCAATCTCCAGGGAGTGACAGGAACTAGCAAGTTCTGGTATTTTGCATCCCGGTAGATGCGGAACAGGTATTTATCCCACCAGAACCCGTCCTCAAGCACCTCTCTGGGTGTCATGACCTTGGCGTAGATCGCTACACCCTCCCTGCCCTCATCCTTCCACCTGACCATTCTCTCTGCCAGCTCCCTGAATGTGAACTTCTTTATTGCGTTCTGTACATCCCTGTAGGCCTGTTTCTGCTTTTCAAGTGGAATCCTGTCGAAAACTGTGGGGTACTTTTCCATCAGATGCTCAGCTTCGATCTGCGTAACCAGAGCTTTGAAGTTCGCATCCGTGTAGCCCGAGGCAAAGGCGTACCCGTCTTTGATCTCATAAAATGCATAGCTGAATACTCCGGAATCGAGAGGGAGAAAACCTTCAAGAGGCTCATTGAAGGCGTGGGGAAATATAAGATGCATTCCTATCTTGTTAATTGCCTCGGTTGAGGTTACGTCAATCATCTGTCCCTCTCCCGTTCTGGCACGGTAAATCAGGGCAAGCAAAACACCACATGCCCCCCACATTCCGGCATAGTGGTATGCCATCCAGAAGCCGGGAGCTGTGGGCAGATTGTATGGCTCTCCGGCTTCGGGCAGCTCTTTGGTCATGTACATGTATCCGGATTCGGCAAGACCGAGAAGATTTGAATCCGGAATGTTGGCGAA is a window from the Archaeoglobus neptunius genome containing:
- a CDS encoding CaiB/BaiF CoA transferase family protein, whose amino-acid sequence is MDWREYARMITNPEEAKFKDDALDGLRVLDVSVASPSAMFASSILAELGAEVIKIEPPDGDPLREVTPFGEFYFRNTGLDFLIETRNKMFITLNLEKEEGRELLKKMVSRADVLIESFPPGWMDENELGYRQLREINPGLIYLAFSSHGQFGPRAREFANIPDSNLLGLAESGYMYMTKELPEAGEPYNLPTAPGFWMAYHYAGMWGACGVLLALIYRARTGEGQMIDVTSTEAINKIGMHLIFPHAFNEPLEGFLPLDSGVFSYAFYEIKDGYAFASGYTDANFKALVTQIEAEHLMEKYPTVFDRIPLEKQKQAYRDVQNAIKKFTFRELAERMVRWKDEGREGVAIYAKVMTPREVLEDGFWWDKYLFRIYRDAKYQNLLVPVTPWRLSKTPYKLKWLGKEKGENNYLVYHNLLGLGREDLEDLRKAGII
- a CDS encoding PAS domain S-box protein; its protein translation is MLRLLIADDNPDDRYLAIREMRKYFGDVEVVEILSEDDLKRALEDFDFDVVVTDYRLRWGTGFDVLNAVRRISPHIPVIMLTHTGDETTAVEAMKAGFDDYVLKSPKHIIKLPVAVEVAIEKKKKEREASEYLSKLQEYERFFKNAKDLFFILDTKGRFIEVNPKFAEMLGYELKEVMGSNSRKLVHPEDLDRLREFFRSVLRGETKRDEFRFVTKDGRTLWLEILEWAVFENGRLVRVEGVIRDITERKQMEDRLKESEERYRSVFENVVAGVYRTTPDGKIILANPYIAKLLGYESIEELKDRDLNKVEFFCPGYEREKFIRELEEKGYYLGESCWIRKDGSRVWILENTVAIRDENRRTKYYDGVVVDITKLKESEEMFRVLTEKSLVGVYLIQDGVFKYVNPKMAEFWGYSVEELIGKSPLEFIHPEDRDLVKRNIERRVRGEIDAVNYKIRVVRKDGEIRLNEVFGARIIYRGRPAVIGTLIDITEREELTRKLRESERKYRELWDNANDNFFIITPDGVFLDANQATLSTLGVSAEDIGKIKVQDVVDEDFVELVNRRIKRILETKEPLEPIEMRVKRRDGRKLWMELRSRPIIENGRVVAIHGIARDITKRKEYEEEIKRLNRLLRIVNEINNLLVREKDEDGLIRAIGENLSKFYTLVFVGIAKNGELKFYPSLDKPACVEVALSRREVLKLSPNKHVAGCRYLSILGHLFALVIPMIYDEKIMGIITIHSDRPFTDDEVEILTTLARDIAFAMNALRLEEEKFLAYTQIESNIEQFAILVDHIRNPLAALSLIAEIEIKDENVKEKILSQLRRVEEVLKRLDEGWLESEKVREFLRKTWEKS
- a CDS encoding response regulator, with the protein product MKTERILLVEDNPDDIFMIKRAFEKAGIVNPVDVVEDGERAIEYLNSYSPVLILLDLKLPRISGFEVLEWIKTREKLRRIPVVVLTSSRNGRDVNRAYDLGANSYIVKPVRFEDLLDLTKHINIYWLMLNEKPEV